The sequence below is a genomic window from Rhizobium sp. NXC14.
GCCGGATCGAGCCAGTCGACCGGCCAGGGTGCAAGCCGGCGGAAGAGATTTGCCATGAAGGGATAGTGCGTGCAGGCAAGCACCACGATATCGGTCTTGTGACCCTCTTTCTCGACGAAGCACTGGTCGATCTCGGCGAGCACGGCCTCGTCGGATACGGCGTCGCCGCGAATATAGGCTTCGGCCATGCGGGCAAGGTTTTCCGAGCCGACAAGACGCACGTGGCATTGCTGCGCGAAGGACTGAATGAGGTCGCGCGTATAGGCTCGCTTCACGGTACCCGGGGTTGCCAGCACCGAGACCAGCCCCGAACGCGTCCGCTCCGCCGCCGGTTTGATCGCCGGCACGGTGCCGACGAAGGTCATCTGAGGAAAGGCGGCGCGCAGGTCGGCGCCGACGAGCGTGAAAGCGGTGTTGCAGGCTATAATGCAGACTTCGGGATCATGCTCCTGAAGCAGCTTGCCGAAGAGCCCGATGATGCGCTCCTTCAGCGCCTGTTCTTCCCAACCACCATAGGGAAAGCCGGCATCGTCGGCGACATAGATGAAGCCGCGCTCCGGCATCAGCACACGCGCCTCGCGCAGCACGGTCAGCCCGCCTATGCCCGAATCGAAGACGAGGACGGGCTTCAGCTCATTGGTCGGCGCTGTCATCGGTTGGCGCTTCCTTGCCGGATCTGGTGGAACCGCCTTTACGCGGAGTGTTACGCGAAAAGCGATCGAGGGAGGAGATAACGCCGCGCAACACGCTGATTTCCTGTTCGGTGAAGGCCCGGCGGGAGAGAACAGCGCGAAGGTTGTCGACCATTTTCGGCTTTTTCGAGGGCGGATGGAAATAGTTGCGCGAATCGAGCGCTTCTTCCAGCTGGTCGAACAGGCCGAAGAGCTGCTCCTTGGTGGAAGGCCGCTGCTCGAGCGCTTGGAACGGCACGGCCTCCAGATCTTCCATGCCGGACTTCATCCATTCATAGGACATCAGAAGCACTGCCTGAGCAATATTCAGCGAGGCAAAGGCGGGATTGACCGGAAAGGTCACGATCTCGTCCGCCAGCGCTACTTCTTCATTGGTCAGCCCCCAACGCTCGCGGCCGAAGAGAATACCTGTTGCCTCGCCCGCCCGGAACCTTGTGCGCAGCGTCTGCGCGGCAAAAACCGGTGAGCGCACAGGCTTGTAGTTGTCGCGGCTGCGCGCCGTCGTTGCATACACGAAATTGAGGTCGGCAATCGCTTGCTCCAGCGTGTCATAGACCTTCGTCGCTTCTATCACGTGATCGGCCTTGGAGGCAGTCGCCTGCGCCTTCTCGTTCGGCCAGCCGTCGCGCGGATTGACGAGGCGCAGTTCCGCAAGGCCGAAATTCGCCATGGCGCGCGCCACCATGCCGATATTCTCACCCATCTGCGGCTCGACCAGAATGATGGCTGGCCCTTCGGCCATAAGTTGACGCTCGCTGTTCGTGCCTGCCATGGTCTTATCCCTGTTTTGAGCGCGCAATAGCCTCGCCCGACGCAAACGGCAAGGTGTCGGCCTGCGGATAGAGCCTTTCCAGCGCCGAACCGATCATTTCGAGCCCCACCCGGGCGCCTTCTCGCGACACTGGCAAATGCCGTCCCGTCGTCCGCGACGCCTTGCGCTTGATGAAGAAACAAGCAGAGCCGCGTGGCGCAGCATCATCGATCAGCGCCAGATCCGCAGCGATCAGCTTCTCCTGATCAGTGACAGCCGTCGCTTCGTAATTCTTCGCCAGGATGCGTGCCCAATAGGTGCTGGAGAGGAAGATCGCCAGCGTTTGGCGGATTTGGCCCGGCCGCGTCACCACCGACCAGGAGGAGCCGAGCGGGCGGGCTGCCACCGTCGCCGATCGCATCGAGCAGGGCGCGCAGCGCCAGGAACCAGCGGTCGAGCGCCGTATCGAGCGCGCCGCGCGTGCGGGTGGGGAAAACGAGGAAAGCGACCGCCGTTCCGGCCGCCGCCCCGATCATGGTCTCGCCGATACGCAGCTTCAGGAGATCGAGCGTCAGCACGCCGGTCATGCCGTAGACCAGACATAGCACGATCGAGATGAAGAAGGTCATCGTCGCGTAGGAAACCTGCAGGAAATAAAAGGCGAGGAAGATGCAGATGACCGCGACTGGAATGGCGATCGCCGACTGGCCTGAAATGAGCGTTGCAAGCACGAGGCCCATGGCAATTCCGAGCACGGTGCCGAGTGAACGCGACAGCGCCTTCATCGCCGTATCACCACGCGAATTGGTGTTGGTGAAGACCAGAAAGGAGGCAAGCACTGCCCAGAACCAACGCTCGCGCGACAAAAGCAGGCCGAAACTCATGGCGATCGCCGCGGCGATCGTGATCTGCAACGCTGCTCTCAGCAGCGGGTTGGCCAACGAAAAATCGACCATCGGGGATTGTCCGGTGTCCTCGGCCGCATCGATACTGGAAAAAAAGTGGGCCTGACCCTGGTTGATCACTTCGCTCAGTTGCTGCCGCGCCTCACCGAGCCAGAGAAGCGCCCGCATGGTTTCACCCTGCGGCTGATCCTTGATGGCGTCGGCCATACCCTCATATCTTGCCAGCTCCGCCGTATCCGCTTCGATCACTGCGTGGACGAGTGCAAAGGGCGGCGGGCTCTGAACGCTCAGCACGATTGCGCTTTCAGCGGCAAGATGGGCATCGAAGAGCCGGATCGCCAGCTCCGCGGCCGAATCTGCGGCGCCGTCGAACACGCCCCCGGGCGGACGCGGGATGAAGGTCTCGGCCATCAGCACCGCCTCCTTCAGCCGATCCTCCAGTTGGCGCAGCTCCTGCCGGTCGTCGTCGCCGACATCGCCGCCGGCAACGGCAGCAAGCTTGAAGAGGATGTGGTTGATCCGGCCGCGGACGCTTTCGAGCGAGCGCAGTAGATCGCGCCGCCAATCGTCCGGCAGCAGCACCGCCCTCACCACATGGCCGACAAGCACCGCGACAATTGGACCGAACGCCACTTCAGGCAGCTCGGCAAACGACGGCTGGAAATAGGCGCCCATGAAATAGGAGGTGAAAGCGAACATGCCGATCGCAAAGCCGCGGGGCCCGAACACCCGTGCGGCTGACGCCAGCGCGATCACTGCCAGAAAGACGAGATCGGAGAAAAATCGGTGATCCTCCAGCCCGGCCGCGATGCCCACAACGGCAATGCTTGCGCCACAACCGAGAAGCCGCGTCACCAGTTGGCGCGAATTGCCCTTGTCGCGCACAGCCACCCCGCCCTCGATCGACAGAACGATACCGAGGCCGAAGGCGGCCCTCGGCAATGGTGCGATCAGCGCCTGGATGGCAAGCAGGATCAAGACCGAAAGGACGATGGTCAATGTCACCCGCGTCGCCATGCGAAGGCGTGACAGCGCCGGATCGTTGGCAAGCAGCCAGTCGCGAAACTGAAACTTGGAAGACAAATGCATGAGCCCCTCATGCCATGACGATCGATAGATACCGCCGCGGGAGCGGAAATCAAACCGCCGCTCGAATGTCTCGCTTACTGGCCGTTGGCAATCTGCGCCATGGTAGCCTTGAGCGAGATCGGCCCCTGCCCCTCCTCACCCTGAACCATGATGTCGTCGACGACGGATTTGCCATTCTCCTCGATTACCTCGAAACGCACCGTCGTAAAGTCATCTCTGTTGGGGGCGCCTTCCAGGCAAGTCGCTGCCTTGAATTTCACAGTCACCTCTGTCGTGCCGTTTGCCGGCTGGCCGTTTTCGATAGAGAGATCCTGCAGGGGGCAGGCATCCTGCCCGTTGACGATCACGTCATAGTCGAAGGGAGAAATGCCATCCTCGTCCGCAGCGGGGTTCTGAGCGGCTGCTTTGTACTTGTCGCTGAAATCCTTGCTGTAGAGCCGGCCGAGCATGCTTTCCTCGAAGACATCGATCCAGTCGCTGGCGTCGCTCGCCCAGTTCGTCTGCGTGTCCTTCATGATTTCCTTCACCGGCGCTGCCGCGTCAGCTGCAAGCGAGAGGCCAGGTGCGGCAGACCCGGCGGCAAGCAGGCCGGCGAACAGAACGGCGATCTTCATCATGGTAAATGTCCGGGACTCGGGGCTCAGGCGGCGGAGGGTAGCCATTTTCCAGCACTTGGCAATGGAGGCAAAAACGTCATGTCCCTGCCCGTTGCAGCTTTGCGTTCCCGGCTCACAATGCTATAGCGCTCCGGATTACATCACCCAGCCGGGGCAATATCCCCTTCCAAGCTTAACGAGGCAGATACATGAAGAAGATCAAGGTCGCTAATCCCGTCGCCGATCTCGACGGCGATGAAATGACGCGCATCATCTGGCAGCTCATCAAGGATAAGCTGATCCATCCGTATCTCGACCTCGACATCGACTATTACGACCTCTCGGTCGAAAATCGCGACGCCACCAACGACCAGGTCACGGTCGACGCCGCCAACGCCATCAAGAAGTACGGTGTCGGCATCAAGTGCGCGACCATTACGCCTGATGAAGCCCGCGTGAAGGAATTCAACCTCAAGGAAATGTGGAAGAGCCCGAACGGCACGATCCGCAACATCCTCGGCGGCGTCATCTTCCGCGAGCCGATCATTTGCCGCAACGTGCCGCGCCTCGTTCCCGGCTGGACGCAGCCGATCGTCGTCGGCCGCCATGCATTCGGCGACCAGTATCGCGCCACCGACTTCAAATTCCCAGGCAAGGGCAAGCTGACGATTAAGTTCGTCGGCGAAGACGGCACCGTCATCGAAAAGGAAGTCTTCAACGCGCCGGGCGCCGGGGTTGCCATGGCCATGTACAACCTTGATGAATCGATCCGCGAATTCGCCCGCGCCTCGATGATGTACGGCCTGATGCGCAAGTGGCCGGTCTATCTTTCGACCAAGAACACCATCCTCAAGGCCTATGACGGCCGCTTCAAGGACATCTTCGAGGAAGTCTACGAGACCGAATTCAAGGATCAGTTCAAGGAAGCCGGCATCACCTACGAACACCGCCTGATCGACGACATGGTCGCTTCGGCCCTGAAGTGGTCCGGCGGTTATGTCTGGGCCTGCAAGAACTATGACGGCGATGTTCAGTCCGATACCGTCGCCCAGGGCTTCGGCTCGCTCGGCCTGATGACCTCGGTTCTGCTGACGCCGGACGGCAAGACGGTTGAAGCCGAAGCGGCTCACGGCACGGTCACCCGCCACTACCGCCAGCACCAGAAGGGTCAGGAAACCTCGACGAATTCGATCGCGTCGATCTTCGCATGGACCCGAGGCCTCGCCCACCGCGCCAAGCTCGATGACAATGCCGAACTTGCCAAGTTCGCTTCGACGCTCGAAAAGGTCTGCGTCGACACCGTCGAATCCGGTTTCATGACAAAGGACCTGGCGCTGCTGATCGGCCCCGATCAGCCGTGGCTCTCGACCACCGCTTTCCTCGACAAGATCGATCAGAACCTGCAGAAGGCAATGGCGTAAGCCCGTCTTTTCGCAATAGCATTGAACGGCGGGGATTTCCCCGCCGATTTCATTTGGGAGAGAAAATGACGGTGACCGTGCACCCGCTCAAACCTTCAGATCGTGCCGCCTGGGAGCCGTTATGGGCAGCTTACCAGCGGTTCTACGAAGTGGTTATCCCGGCCGAGACGACCGATCTTACCTGGGCTCGCTTCCACGATCCCGACGAACCCATGCATGCGCTTGGCGCCTTCGACGAAGACGGCCGCCTCGTCGGCATCGTGCATGCCATCTTCCATCGGTCCTGCTGGCTGCCGCAATGGACCTGCTATCTGCAGGATCTCTATGTCGAAAACAGTCAACGCGGGCTCGGCACCGGAGCCGCGCTGATCGAAGGCGTCGCCGAGCTTGCCCGCTCAACGGGTGCCGGCAGGCTTTACTGGATGACTCATGAAAGCAATGCGACCGCGCGGCGCCTCTACGACAGGATCGCCGAGCGCTCGGGTTTCATCCAGTACCGCAAAGCGCTCTAGCTCCGGGCTTGCACAAAGACTTCGCCGCGCTATTGATTCCGCACAACAGCGTCACGAGGAGGACGTCATGAGCGAAGAGCTGGTATTCTATACGAACCCGATGTCGCGCGGCCGCATCGCGCGTTGGATGCTGGAGGAGATCGGCCAGCCCTATCGTACCGAGCTGCTGACTTTCGGCGAAACCATGAAGGCGCCGGAATATCTTCGGGTCAATCCGATGGGCAAAGTGCCGGCAATCCGCCACGGCGACACCGTCGTCACCGAATGTGCAGCGATCTGCGCCTATCTGGCAGAAACTTTCCCGGAAAAGAGCCTGGCGCCGAGGCCGGAGGAACGCGCCCGCTATTACCGCTGGATGTTCTTTGCTGCCGGCCCCCTGGAATCGGCGGTAACGATGAAGGCGCTCGGCTTCGAAATCCCTGCGGAACGCCTACGCATGGCCGGTTGCGGCGGTTTCGGCGACGTCATGAATACACTTGAGATGGCGGTCTCCCAATCGACCTACGTCACCGGCGAGCGCTTTACCGCCGCCGACGTCTATGTGGGTGCGCATATCGGCTGGGGTCTCGGCTTTGGCAGCATCGAAAAGCGCCAGGCCTTCATCGACTATTTCGGCCGCATCAGCGAGCGCGAGGCCTACAAACGCGCGAACGCATTGGACGACGAGGCCGGCAAGACGATGCAGGCTGCCTGACTGTCAATCCGGCGCGACGTCCGGAACGCCGCGCCGGGATCCAGCCGTCAGGCAAGCGGCATGTGAATATCCGTCATCAGTTCTGTCGGCGGCACATCGCGCGGATTGTTGAGATATTCCTCGAACATGACACTGTCCTTCAACTGTCGTCCCGAGTTCGGCAGCCATTCGGAATAAAGCCACTGATAGGCCTTATACATGTCCGCATAAGGACCCTTATGGCGCAGGACGGCATAGTTGCCACCCTCGATCCTATGTCGCTCGAACGGCGCTTCGGTGGGAACTCCTGGGGTGCTGGTGACGCAGGCGATGGAGCGCAGTTTTTCGGCCGGCACGATGTCGGGATCGTCGAGATAGACGCCGATCATCCGCATATCCGGCTTGGCAAGGCCGCGGGCGTAAAGCGTGCCGAACAATGTTTCGAAGGCTTTGCCGATCTGCATGTAGGAACCGGTGTGGGCGACGCCGATCAGCTCGATCGGCTCGATCTGCCGCAAGGTAACATCAAACACGACTTTTGACTTTCCGTTAGGTGAGGGTTGGAACGCTGCATGGCCTCCCTCTTTCCGGTAGCGCGCCGGCGGCATGCCATAGACCGATTTGAAGATGCGGTTGAAAGATTGGAGATTGGGATAGCCTGATCGCTTCCCAATATCACTGACGGCAAGCTCCGTGCGGACGATCTCGCCCGCGGCGCGATGCAGCCTGAGCCGCTTGACGGTGGCCGCCAGCGTCTCGCCATAGATCGCCCGGTAAATCCTGTGCCAGTGATAGCTCGACAAACAGGCGATCTCGGCCAGACGTTCCATATCCAGCTCTTCATCGAGATGGTCGTGAATGTAGGCCGAAACCCGTCTTAGACGGGTCTCGTAAAGCGCCCATGCCGTGCCGCCGTTCATGTCAAAGCCTTATGCAAACCGAACGACCACAGACAACCATATATCGAATTGACAAATCCTGCGGACCTGCTGCGGAAGCTGAAACGAAAAAAGGCGGAAGCCGAGCCTCCGC
It includes:
- the murI gene encoding glutamate racemase encodes the protein MTAPTNELKPVLVFDSGIGGLTVLREARVLMPERGFIYVADDAGFPYGGWEEQALKERIIGLFGKLLQEHDPEVCIIACNTAFTLVGADLRAAFPQMTFVGTVPAIKPAAERTRSGLVSVLATPGTVKRAYTRDLIQSFAQQCHVRLVGSENLARMAEAYIRGDAVSDEAVLAEIDQCFVEKEGHKTDIVVLACTHYPFMANLFRRLAPWPVDWLDPAEAIARRARTLVPLVADAVHPDNFDFSVFTSGKPDFATRRLMQGFGLRA
- a CDS encoding RNA methyltransferase → MAGTNSERQLMAEGPAIILVEPQMGENIGMVARAMANFGLAELRLVNPRDGWPNEKAQATASKADHVIEATKVYDTLEQAIADLNFVYATTARSRDNYKPVRSPVFAAQTLRTRFRAGEATGILFGRERWGLTNEEVALADEIVTFPVNPAFASLNIAQAVLLMSYEWMKSGMEDLEAVPFQALEQRPSTKEQLFGLFDQLEEALDSRNYFHPPSKKPKMVDNLRAVLSRRAFTEQEISVLRGVISSLDRFSRNTPRKGGSTRSGKEAPTDDSADQ
- a CDS encoding NADP-dependent isocitrate dehydrogenase, whose amino-acid sequence is MKKIKVANPVADLDGDEMTRIIWQLIKDKLIHPYLDLDIDYYDLSVENRDATNDQVTVDAANAIKKYGVGIKCATITPDEARVKEFNLKEMWKSPNGTIRNILGGVIFREPIICRNVPRLVPGWTQPIVVGRHAFGDQYRATDFKFPGKGKLTIKFVGEDGTVIEKEVFNAPGAGVAMAMYNLDESIREFARASMMYGLMRKWPVYLSTKNTILKAYDGRFKDIFEEVYETEFKDQFKEAGITYEHRLIDDMVASALKWSGGYVWACKNYDGDVQSDTVAQGFGSLGLMTSVLLTPDGKTVEAEAAHGTVTRHYRQHQKGQETSTNSIASIFAWTRGLAHRAKLDDNAELAKFASTLEKVCVDTVESGFMTKDLALLIGPDQPWLSTTAFLDKIDQNLQKAMA
- a CDS encoding GNAT family N-acetyltransferase, which produces MTVTVHPLKPSDRAAWEPLWAAYQRFYEVVIPAETTDLTWARFHDPDEPMHALGAFDEDGRLVGIVHAIFHRSCWLPQWTCYLQDLYVENSQRGLGTGAALIEGVAELARSTGAGRLYWMTHESNATARRLYDRIAERSGFIQYRKAL
- a CDS encoding glutathione S-transferase family protein, with protein sequence MSEELVFYTNPMSRGRIARWMLEEIGQPYRTELLTFGETMKAPEYLRVNPMGKVPAIRHGDTVVTECAAICAYLAETFPEKSLAPRPEERARYYRWMFFAAGPLESAVTMKALGFEIPAERLRMAGCGGFGDVMNTLEMAVSQSTYVTGERFTAADVYVGAHIGWGLGFGSIEKRQAFIDYFGRISEREAYKRANALDDEAGKTMQAA
- a CDS encoding AraC family transcriptional regulator, with protein sequence MNGGTAWALYETRLRRVSAYIHDHLDEELDMERLAEIACLSSYHWHRIYRAIYGETLAATVKRLRLHRAAGEIVRTELAVSDIGKRSGYPNLQSFNRIFKSVYGMPPARYRKEGGHAAFQPSPNGKSKVVFDVTLRQIEPIELIGVAHTGSYMQIGKAFETLFGTLYARGLAKPDMRMIGVYLDDPDIVPAEKLRSIACVTSTPGVPTEAPFERHRIEGGNYAVLRHKGPYADMYKAYQWLYSEWLPNSGRQLKDSVMFEEYLNNPRDVPPTELMTDIHMPLA